The Halomonas sp. 'Soap Lake #6' genomic sequence GATTGGGTGGGGAATGGTGCCCCGGTACTGGTAGAAAGAGCGCTGAACTGGGCGATAGAACAGGCGCCGGATCAAGTTTTACAGGCTAGAGCCTATGATGCTTTTATGCGCCACTATGATGTGGCACCCAATGCACTTACTCAGCTTTATCCCGGGGTGCAGAAGACACTTAGCGCTTTGCAGAAGGCGGGATACCTACTGGTATTAATCACCAACAAGCCTGAACGTTTTATTGCGCCGATTTTAAGCCACTTCGAGCTACTGCCACTGTTCACTCTTTGCCTGGGTGGCGACTCATTAGCGGAGAAGAAACCTAGCCCGCTGCCGTTGCTACACGCTGCAGGTCAGTTAGATATAGCGCCTTCAGCAAGCGTGATGGTGGGAGACTCCCGCCACGATATAGCCGCAGGAAAAGCCGCAGGTTTTACCACCGTGGCGCTGCCCTATGGATATAACCATGGCGAGCCAATCGAGCAGAGTCAGCCGGACTTGTTAATTAGCTCACTGTTAGCCTTGATAGACTAAGCTGTTTGTCGGCTACTCTTCTGCCCGCGCTCCGCCTAGGCCTTCATGCAGCAGCTCCACATTATGGCGCAGCATTGCGGGGTAATTATAGGCAGGGCCATCTGTGGCGCTCAGGGTATCCACATACAGCGGGCCTTTAAGGGGCACGCCCACCTCGCGGGCAAGGGCATCCATGTGAATAAAGGGAACGGTGCTTTCATAAAATAGCGCCTGTGGGCGATTGTCAGCCAGTCGTTGGCTCATGGATTCCATGGCCTGAGCGCTGCCTAGCGTTTCATGATTCAGCCCCCAGATGGCCGCCTCTTCAAAGTCATAAGCGCGAGCAAAATAGCTCATCCCTGCCTCACTGGTAAAGAGTAGGCGATTGGTTTGGGGAATGCCCTCTAGGCGCTCTGATAGCTGTTGGCCCAGCAGCGTTAAATCATTGATCGCCCCAGTTGCTCGCGCATTAAACGCTGCTGCTTTTTCGGGGTAGTGCTCGCTTAGGGTTTTGGCAATTACCTCTACGTAAGCAGCTGCGCCTTTGGGGTCCATCCACATATGGGGGTTTGGGTTGCCTTTGTACTGCCCGGTTAAAATTGGCAGAGGCTCATAGTCGGCATTTTCTGCAAGGGCGGTTAGGGTGAGGCTATCATGGGCCATCGCTTCTACGTGGCGCATCCAGGGCTCTAAGCCATGCCCGTTAAAAAAAACAATATCGGCCTCCTCAATAGCCAGCACATTGGGAGGCGTTAATTCCCAGCGGTGCACATCCTCACCGGTCGGAACAACGGTCTTAATGCTGATGTCGCTGCCTGCTACCCGCTTAACTAAATCTTCAATCACAGTGAACGATGCGATGACCTTTAGTGAAGCAGCGCCAAATGCCTGTGTGGTATATGCGGTTGTTACTAATAAGAGCGTGATAACCCAAGGTGCTCGCTTATCCATGTCGCGCTCCTAACCTGATAAAAAGACGCCAGATAATAAAGATTACCCAGGCTCGTTGCTAGTAACATCGCGCTAGGGATTGTTAACGCTTCATAGCGAACCACACTGCAGCGTCAACAGACCCTAGTATGTGTGACAACTCACTGTATTGCATCAGGCTAACGCCTTCCTAGCACTAGCATGCACGGTGTTAGCAGCAAGGTAAGGCCGGTAGCGAAGGTCAGCCCCCCTGCAATGGCACTCGACATCTGTGTCCACCACTGAGCAGAAGGGGCGTTAAAGCCTAAAGCTGGCGCAAATAGGTTCACGTTGATGCCTAACACCATGGGCATCAAGCCCAACACCGTAGTAATTGCCGTAAGCAGTACCGGACGCAGGCGCAAGCAGCCCGCCTCAAGTGCCGCTTCTGTAGGGGGCATTCCAGCACGGCGCATCTCGTTGTAGGTATCAATTAAAACAATATTGTTGTTTACCACGATACCAGCCAAGGCGATAACACCCATGCCCACCATCACAATGCCGAAGGCTTGCCCGGTAATCAGCAGACCCATTAGTACCCCAGCGGTTGAAAACACAATGGCAGAAAGCACCAATGCCGCCTGGTAATAGCTATTGAACTGAGTGACCAAAATGAGCGCCATCAGTCCGATGGCGACCAGGAACGCACTAATCAAAAACTGCATGGCTTCTTGCTGGTCTTCCTGCTCGCCTGCCACATTAATCATTAGCCCATCAGGCAACAGATGGTTGCCAGCCGCCAGCAGTGCCCGCAAACGCTCATCGGCTAGGTAGCCTGGGGCTAAATCGGCCTCAATGGTAATCGCCCGCCGCCCATCAATTCGGTTCAGCGTACCTACTTTCGGTGCTGGAGTAAGTGTCACAAAGTGGGAAATAGGCACTTGTCCGCGCTGGGTGTTAATGGTTAGTCGCTCAAGCTGATCCAGCGTTCGCCAGTGCTCAGGCAAACGTACACGAATATCCACCTCATCGTTTACTGTCGGTGGACGATAGCTGGCAACCTGTAGACCCGTGGTGAGCAGTTGTACCGCACTACCGATGGTTGTGATGTCGGTACCCATACGGGCAGCCGCTTCGCGATCAACGTTCACCTGCCACTCCACCCCAGGCAAACTACGGTTGTCCTGAATATCGGTAAAGCCACCCAGCTCACGCATTAGTCCACTGATCTGGTCAACGCCTGCGTTGGCTATGTCAGGGTCGGTGGCGCTTATTTCCAGCACAATCGGCTTGCCGCCACCAGGGCCCATATCCTGCTCTTGGAACTCCAGGATGATGCCGGGAATATCCTGGGTACGCATAGCCATATCGGCCAGAATTGCACGGGCTGGCCGACGTTGGTGCCAGTCCACAAACTGGAACTGCAGCATGCCGATTACATCGTTGCCCATTTGTTGATTGGGCACGGCAAAGGAGCGGGCATAAAGCGCTTCAACTTCACTCATCCCACCCAGGCGGTTTTCTACCCGCTGCAGAATCGCATCGGTTTCCATGGCCGAGAAATCGCCTCGAGCGCGGACTAATACCTGAGCGCTGTCCGGCTCCACGTTAGGAAAGAAATCAACGCCGTGATTAAAACGGGCATAGCCGGTATAGAGCAGGGCGATCAATAGCAGGGCGAATAGCAGCACCCAGCCAGGGTGACGTAGCAGCCTTGCTAACAAGCTA encodes the following:
- a CDS encoding phosphoglycolate phosphatase — translated: MHTILQGKRLVAFDLDGTLIDSVPDLTVAVQKALREVGLSAPSEANVRDWVGNGAPVLVERALNWAIEQAPDQVLQARAYDAFMRHYDVAPNALTQLYPGVQKTLSALQKAGYLLVLITNKPERFIAPILSHFELLPLFTLCLGGDSLAEKKPSPLPLLHAAGQLDIAPSASVMVGDSRHDIAAGKAAGFTTVALPYGYNHGEPIEQSQPDLLISSLLALID
- a CDS encoding metal ABC transporter solute-binding protein, Zn/Mn family, giving the protein MDKRAPWVITLLLVTTAYTTQAFGAASLKVIASFTVIEDLVKRVAGSDISIKTVVPTGEDVHRWELTPPNVLAIEEADIVFFNGHGLEPWMRHVEAMAHDSLTLTALAENADYEPLPILTGQYKGNPNPHMWMDPKGAAAYVEVIAKTLSEHYPEKAAAFNARATGAINDLTLLGQQLSERLEGIPQTNRLLFTSEAGMSYFARAYDFEEAAIWGLNHETLGSAQAMESMSQRLADNRPQALFYESTVPFIHMDALAREVGVPLKGPLYVDTLSATDGPAYNYPAMLRHNVELLHEGLGGARAEE